A genome region from Geobacter pickeringii includes the following:
- the asnB gene encoding asparagine synthase (glutamine-hydrolyzing): MCGIYGVIYTSDVVDSKTLNSRCNLLTHRGPDDSGTWISPSNRVGLAHRRLSIVDLTPAGHQPMVSDDGHFAIVYNGEVYNFCELRTDLEKLGYLFKGGSDSEVVLAAYQAWGESSVERFNGMFALAIYDEGGGKRPPSIFLARDRAGKKPLYYFLEKERFQFASELKAIDSNSGVDPVALNYYLALGYIPGEHCLAAGVKKLPPAHAARLDLNSFTLKIWRYWQLPDNCSDPYADGEELADRVETLLADAVRLRMISDVPLGVLLSGGLDSSLIVAAAARQSNRPIKTFTISLPGSKLDESSYARCVANYFGTDHHVLEANNPSMAIVDELAPFVDEPIADSSFLPTFMVSRLTRQYVTVALGGDGGDELFGGYNDYPISLADQARLGWIPTNLLSAAARISACLPAGVPGRNRLSSLRGGPLQQMIWGSPYFDTALRRRILCPALLAELETTLEGPEIFLFNLFNHGKDPVDSMTRTHFGSILPDDFLVKVDRASMAHSLEMRTPFLDYRLIEFAFRAIPSSWKVSGGETRRIQRILARRMLPPNLDTNRKQGFSVPLDDWLRADRCNKVREYIPYLPKCIERNEVEKLIVGEMKGRANGARLFALIMLGIAMKNNGWAS; encoded by the coding sequence ATGTGCGGAATTTATGGAGTAATATATACGTCTGATGTTGTTGATTCAAAAACGCTGAATTCAAGATGTAATCTGCTGACTCATCGCGGCCCCGACGACAGCGGCACATGGATCTCGCCTTCAAATCGTGTTGGTCTTGCTCATCGCCGTCTTTCCATCGTCGACTTGACCCCTGCCGGCCACCAGCCAATGGTGAGCGATGATGGCCACTTCGCTATTGTCTATAATGGCGAAGTATACAATTTCTGTGAATTGCGCACCGACCTCGAGAAGCTTGGTTACCTGTTTAAAGGAGGAAGTGACTCCGAGGTTGTTCTTGCTGCCTACCAAGCTTGGGGTGAATCGAGTGTAGAACGCTTTAACGGCATGTTTGCGCTGGCGATATATGATGAAGGTGGAGGCAAGCGTCCGCCGTCTATTTTTCTAGCACGTGATCGAGCCGGAAAGAAACCCCTCTATTATTTTCTTGAAAAAGAGCGGTTTCAATTCGCCTCTGAGTTGAAGGCAATCGATTCAAACAGTGGTGTCGACCCGGTTGCTTTAAACTATTATCTAGCGCTTGGCTACATACCAGGTGAACATTGCCTTGCCGCCGGAGTAAAGAAACTTCCGCCAGCCCATGCTGCCAGGCTTGATCTGAACAGTTTTACACTTAAAATCTGGCGTTATTGGCAGTTGCCGGATAACTGCTCAGATCCATATGCGGATGGCGAGGAACTTGCCGACCGCGTTGAAACGTTGCTTGCCGATGCAGTGCGCCTACGCATGATAAGCGATGTCCCACTTGGCGTTCTGTTGAGCGGTGGTCTTGATTCAAGCCTGATCGTTGCCGCTGCAGCGCGGCAATCAAATCGTCCAATCAAGACTTTCACCATTTCATTGCCAGGATCAAAGCTTGACGAATCCAGTTATGCACGGTGCGTAGCCAATTATTTTGGCACCGACCATCATGTTCTGGAAGCCAATAATCCATCTATGGCAATAGTGGATGAGTTGGCTCCTTTTGTAGATGAGCCGATTGCAGATTCTTCCTTTCTTCCAACCTTCATGGTGTCACGCCTTACACGTCAGTATGTGACGGTTGCGCTTGGTGGCGACGGGGGAGATGAACTCTTTGGCGGTTACAATGATTATCCGATATCTCTCGCTGATCAAGCGCGCTTGGGCTGGATTCCCACTAATCTGCTTAGTGCCGCAGCTCGAATTTCAGCATGTCTGCCTGCCGGAGTGCCTGGAAGAAATCGTTTATCTTCGCTTCGGGGAGGTCCCCTGCAGCAGATGATTTGGGGCTCACCCTATTTTGATACGGCCTTAAGACGCCGAATTTTATGCCCGGCGTTGTTAGCTGAGTTAGAGACAACATTAGAAGGCCCGGAAATTTTCTTATTCAATCTTTTCAATCATGGAAAAGATCCGGTGGATTCCATGACCAGAACCCATTTTGGCAGTATTCTCCCGGATGACTTCCTGGTTAAGGTGGATCGTGCCAGCATGGCACACAGCTTGGAGATGCGGACGCCGTTTTTGGATTACCGGCTGATTGAGTTTGCTTTTAGAGCCATACCGAGTAGCTGGAAAGTTTCAGGCGGTGAAACACGCCGTATTCAGCGGATTCTTGCCCGCCGAATGCTTCCGCCTAATCTGGATACAAACCGCAAGCAGGGGTTTTCAGTCCCATTGGACGACTGGTTGCGGGCTGATCGTTGCAACAAGGTCAGAGAATATATTCCCTATTTGCCGAAGTGCATCGAGCGTAACGAGGTCGAGAAGTTGATTGTCGGTGAGATGAAGGGAAGGGCAAACGGGGCCAGGTTGTTCGCTCTGATCATGCTGGGGATTGCCATGAAAAACAATGGATGGGCATCATAA
- a CDS encoding glycosyltransferase family 2 protein, with amino-acid sequence MGIIMSITLSVCIPAYNRVEVLPELLDSILSQDFDSYEIVICEDLSPQRLEIRAVVQRYMVSKPGTIRYFENEQNLGFDANLRKLVEKATGTYCFFMGNDDLMCPGALKTVASALERHDNVGVILRSYASFDGTPDNINQTFRYFDRELFFPAGALTISTFYRRSVVIPGVVFSRTEALKFATDCFDGTLLYQLYLVANILVDMNGVFLPEILAFYRNGGIPDFGNSEKEQGKFVPEDQTPESSLHFMRGMLDIAAWVEKSRNIPIYNPILKDIANYSYPVLAIQYKRSLPVFVKYAYQLARLGFWKSSMFFAYFLAILLLGTNRVEALIRLIKQRLGHTPTIGTVYKGETP; translated from the coding sequence ATGGGCATCATAATGAGTATAACTTTGTCAGTCTGCATCCCTGCTTATAATCGAGTAGAGGTGCTCCCGGAGCTTTTAGACTCAATCTTGTCACAGGATTTTGATTCCTACGAAATAGTCATCTGCGAGGACCTGTCGCCACAACGGCTTGAAATAAGGGCGGTGGTGCAACGCTACATGGTTTCTAAACCTGGAACTATTCGCTATTTTGAGAATGAACAGAATCTTGGTTTCGATGCAAACCTGCGGAAGCTTGTTGAAAAGGCTACCGGTACATATTGTTTTTTTATGGGCAACGATGACCTCATGTGTCCCGGTGCCTTAAAAACGGTGGCATCGGCGCTTGAGAGGCATGATAATGTTGGTGTTATTCTGCGGAGCTATGCGTCATTTGATGGCACACCCGACAACATTAATCAAACTTTCCGTTATTTTGACCGGGAGTTATTTTTTCCTGCCGGTGCTTTAACAATATCGACATTCTACCGCCGCTCGGTAGTAATTCCGGGGGTGGTGTTCAGTCGCACTGAAGCTCTAAAGTTTGCTACAGACTGTTTTGACGGCACGCTTCTTTATCAGCTCTACTTGGTGGCCAATATTCTTGTCGATATGAATGGGGTTTTTCTCCCGGAGATACTTGCTTTCTACCGTAATGGTGGAATACCTGATTTCGGTAATAGTGAAAAAGAACAGGGTAAATTTGTACCAGAGGATCAGACACCGGAATCTTCGCTACATTTCATGCGCGGTATGCTTGATATTGCTGCCTGGGTCGAGAAAAGTAGAAACATACCGATTTACAACCCCATCTTGAAAGATATTGCCAACTACTCATATCCAGTTCTTGCTATTCAGTATAAGAGATCTTTGCCGGTGTTTGTAAAATACGCTTATCAGTTAGCGAGATTGGGTTTTTGGAAGAGCAGCATGTTCTTTGCTTACTTTTTAGCCATACTACTACTCGGTACAAACAGAGTTGAAGCATTAATCCGCCTTATCAAGCAAAGGCTTGGACACACTCCGACAATTGGTACGGTTTACAAAGGTGAGACGCCTTGA
- a CDS encoding CgeB family protein produces the protein MKILVVGDWHSELHEEAVSNAFESLGHETIRFPWHHYFRQKQDDLLSGLKAFTGRIQNKLIAGPSVFCLNSDFLSVALSQKPDAIFIYRGTHLLAETLRSVKSKLPGVVLIGYNNDDPFADGYSKLLWRHFLAAVPVYDLMLAYRHHNLEDFRQAGAKRVELFRSWFIPQRNKPVGLTPEDLERFECDVVFAGHYEPDGREELLERIVGEGFNLRLFGPEWENAISQSPILRTLAPVVPVRGDDYNKALCGAKIALCILSKLNRDTYTRRCFEIPAAGTFMLAEYSDDLASMYREGVETEFFRSKDELINKLHHYLADDEARLAIAAAGKHRVNEDGHDVVSRVKQVLSWVAEVKQTS, from the coding sequence TTGAAAATTCTGGTTGTCGGAGATTGGCATTCGGAACTTCACGAAGAAGCTGTCAGCAACGCGTTCGAATCACTTGGCCACGAGACAATCCGCTTTCCTTGGCATCATTATTTTAGGCAAAAGCAAGACGATCTGTTATCGGGATTAAAAGCGTTCACCGGAAGGATACAAAACAAGCTTATTGCAGGACCGAGTGTTTTCTGTCTCAATTCTGACTTCTTGTCTGTGGCGCTATCACAAAAGCCGGATGCGATATTTATTTATCGCGGCACTCATCTCTTGGCCGAAACTTTGCGCTCAGTGAAGAGTAAATTACCTGGAGTAGTACTAATTGGGTACAATAACGACGACCCTTTTGCCGATGGTTATTCAAAGCTGCTCTGGCGGCATTTTTTGGCAGCAGTGCCGGTATATGATCTTATGCTGGCTTATAGGCATCATAATCTGGAGGATTTCAGACAAGCAGGTGCAAAGCGGGTGGAGCTGTTTAGGTCTTGGTTTATTCCTCAACGCAACAAACCAGTAGGCCTAACGCCGGAAGATTTGGAACGATTTGAATGTGATGTGGTTTTTGCCGGTCATTATGAACCTGACGGACGGGAAGAATTGCTGGAGCGTATTGTTGGTGAAGGGTTCAACTTAAGATTATTCGGCCCTGAATGGGAAAACGCTATATCGCAGTCACCTATATTGCGTACTTTGGCTCCGGTCGTGCCAGTACGAGGCGATGATTATAATAAAGCACTTTGTGGTGCCAAAATAGCTTTGTGTATTCTTTCCAAGCTTAACCGTGATACGTATACCCGTCGCTGCTTCGAAATACCGGCGGCAGGGACATTTATGCTGGCAGAATATTCCGATGATTTAGCGAGTATGTATCGTGAAGGTGTGGAAACAGAATTTTTTCGCTCCAAAGATGAACTTATCAATAAATTGCACCATTACTTGGCGGATGATGAAGCAAGACTTGCGATAGCTGCTGCTGGGAAACATCGTGTTAATGAAGACGGCCACGACGTTGTGTCACGAGTAAAGCAGGTGCTTAGTTGGGTTGCTGAAGTGAAACAAACTTCATAA
- a CDS encoding methyltransferase domain-containing protein, whose translation MRNESLAMQFFLKLGFEKVAWSLRRLHCPVDKNALVLEVGSGGNPFSRSNVLLDAYEETRERHWAPLTSDRPTVLGFAERLPFQDKSFDFVIACHVLEHSSDPAKFLSELKRVAKAGYIEVPDAFMERINPYRDHRLEITVRNGELVIRKKSGWMAEPETVELYEDRVKPLLTGKLIPKHPFAFHVRFYWEGTIPFKVVNPETDATWQAPVVGSQCKIPTNGRLRSLLQNVLKRVTSQKARNQTININELLQCTNCAGRLEAHMDKLICKTCDFSFPVRNRIPVMYPLQDIQCQ comes from the coding sequence GTGAGAAATGAATCGCTTGCCATGCAATTTTTTCTGAAATTGGGGTTTGAAAAAGTTGCCTGGTCGCTACGCCGGCTTCACTGTCCGGTGGATAAGAATGCGCTTGTACTTGAAGTTGGCTCTGGCGGCAACCCCTTTTCACGCTCAAACGTTCTGCTGGATGCTTATGAGGAGACAAGAGAGCGGCATTGGGCACCATTGACATCCGATCGCCCAACAGTACTGGGCTTTGCAGAAAGACTACCGTTTCAAGATAAGTCGTTCGACTTTGTTATTGCTTGTCATGTCCTTGAACATTCATCTGATCCGGCTAAATTCCTGTCTGAACTTAAACGAGTAGCAAAAGCCGGTTATATTGAGGTTCCTGATGCATTCATGGAGCGGATAAATCCTTATCGCGATCACCGGCTAGAAATAACGGTACGTAACGGCGAGCTTGTTATCAGAAAAAAATCAGGTTGGATGGCTGAACCTGAAACGGTTGAGCTTTATGAGGATCGAGTTAAACCTTTGCTTACCGGCAAACTTATTCCAAAGCATCCATTTGCGTTTCATGTCCGTTTTTATTGGGAGGGGACTATTCCCTTCAAGGTAGTCAATCCAGAAACTGATGCAACTTGGCAAGCGCCTGTTGTTGGCTCTCAGTGTAAGATTCCAACTAATGGCAGGCTTCGCTCTTTACTGCAAAATGTTTTGAAAAGAGTGACTTCTCAAAAAGCTCGAAATCAAACGATTAATATCAACGAATTGCTGCAATGCACCAATTGTGCTGGGAGATTGGAAGCTCACATGGATAAACTTATCTGTAAAACATGTGATTTTTCGTTTCCTGTTCGAAATAGAATTCCAGTCATGTACCCGTTACAGGACATCCAATGCCAATGA